A genomic window from Synechococcus sp. CBW1107 includes:
- a CDS encoding retropepsin-like aspartic protease — protein MSSRAAALGLALGLGLVGLQPAAASPVSMAPCPAAALIQLGGPPLASGRISGQVNVPLERASGGDTPVLSLRSEGGPVRLLLDTGASTTLVSPELMRRLKLVGRPVDPKSFTLAGAGEGCPDLKPGRVKLPELVLAAGGERLRLSGVEALVLPVAGLPPGIDGVLGAPQLRQQPLWIDPHGQRLSIGALALADAGRFRRSASAGTAASLPLVWREGVPLLPLATPRGTEFALADTGAEGLFITAGLAARLQPLAPARALRLAGFCGEQSARLQPLSGLALPGGDPGRPVEAIVTANPIFTSLGVKAIVGQELLRRRAQLWRLDAVPATLTLWP, from the coding sequence ATGAGCAGCAGGGCTGCCGCGCTGGGGCTGGCTCTGGGGCTGGGGCTCGTTGGCCTGCAACCCGCGGCGGCTTCCCCTGTCTCCATGGCGCCCTGCCCAGCAGCGGCCCTGATCCAGCTGGGTGGGCCGCCCCTGGCCTCCGGGCGGATCAGCGGCCAGGTGAACGTCCCCCTGGAGCGGGCCAGCGGCGGTGACACCCCCGTGCTCAGCCTCCGGAGTGAAGGCGGCCCTGTGCGGTTGCTGCTCGACACCGGGGCCTCCACCACCCTGGTGAGCCCCGAGCTGATGCGGCGGCTGAAGCTCGTGGGCCGGCCCGTGGATCCGAAGTCCTTCACGCTCGCCGGGGCCGGAGAAGGCTGCCCGGACCTGAAGCCCGGGCGGGTGAAGCTGCCCGAACTGGTGCTTGCCGCTGGCGGCGAACGGCTTCGGCTCAGCGGCGTGGAGGCCCTGGTGCTGCCCGTGGCGGGATTGCCTCCAGGAATCGACGGTGTTCTGGGGGCTCCGCAGCTGCGTCAGCAGCCGCTCTGGATCGACCCCCACGGGCAGCGCCTGAGCATCGGCGCGCTGGCCCTCGCCGATGCCGGGCGTTTTCGCCGTAGTGCCAGTGCCGGGACCGCCGCCAGCCTGCCCCTGGTCTGGCGCGAGGGGGTGCCGCTGCTGCCCCTGGCTACACCCCGGGGCACGGAATTCGCCCTGGCCGACACCGGCGCCGAGGGGCTGTTCATCACGGCGGGACTGGCGGCGCGGCTGCAGCCGCTGGCACCGGCCAGGGCTCTGAGGCTCGCGGGGTTCTGCGGCGAGCAGTCGGCTCGCCTTCAGCCCCTCTCGGGCCTGGCTCTGCCAGGGGGCGATCCAGGCCGGCCGGTCGAGGCCATCGTGACGGCCAACCCAATCTTCACAAGCCTGGGGGTGAAAGCGATCGTGGGGCAGGAGCTGCTGCGCCGCCGGGCCCAGCTCTGGCGGCTCGACGCGGTGCCTGCGACGCTGACCCTCTGGCCCTAG
- a CDS encoding META domain-containing protein, producing MTGRSAAASLALALGALLTVTVSPPPAYSRPSPLEGSAWLLESIPGQRAVLPPAPTMRLENGRISGSDGCNRYAASVLIRGSVFRVSAEGPSTQMACPERLMRQAESFRAALTAARGYSLRNGQLELMAANGTPVARFRPQPQEIAGALWIVRGLNNGKQAVVSPLTGTTLSLELSARGRLAGTAGCNRYTATAVLGQGTIQVGPPAATRRICVRPRGVMEQEIQFLSALESAGHWQIEANRLELRRPDGALAVTLRRADGR from the coding sequence GTGACCGGACGCAGCGCAGCAGCATCGCTCGCTCTGGCCCTGGGGGCCCTGCTGACCGTCACGGTCAGCCCGCCGCCGGCTTATTCCCGGCCATCGCCCCTGGAGGGGAGTGCCTGGCTGCTGGAGTCGATTCCGGGGCAGCGCGCGGTGCTGCCGCCGGCTCCGACCATGCGGCTGGAGAACGGCCGCATCAGCGGCAGCGACGGCTGCAACCGCTATGCCGCTTCCGTGCTGATCAGGGGCTCCGTCTTCCGGGTGAGCGCAGAGGGCCCCTCCACCCAGATGGCCTGCCCCGAGAGGCTGATGCGTCAGGCCGAGTCGTTCAGAGCAGCCCTCACGGCGGCCAGGGGCTACAGCCTCCGCAACGGCCAGCTGGAGCTGATGGCCGCCAATGGCACTCCTGTGGCCCGCTTCAGGCCCCAGCCCCAGGAGATCGCCGGCGCCCTCTGGATCGTCAGAGGGCTCAACAACGGCAAACAGGCGGTGGTGAGCCCTCTGACGGGGACCACCCTCAGCCTGGAGCTCAGCGCGCGCGGGCGGCTGGCGGGAACGGCTGGATGCAACCGCTACACCGCAACGGCAGTGCTCGGCCAGGGAACGATTCAGGTGGGACCACCGGCGGCGACCCGCAGGATCTGCGTGCGGCCCCGGGGAGTGATGGAGCAGGAGATCCAGTTTCTGAGCGCCCTTGAATCCGCCGGCCACTGGCAGATCGAGGCGAACCGGCTGGAGCTGCGGAGGCCCGATGGGGCCCTGGCGGTCACCCTTCGCCGCGCCGACGGCCGATGA
- a CDS encoding zinc ribbon domain-containing protein — translation MPQGFPFSALLTRAWRRLGRSIRELLQRSGTLNGEPLNKASLLVIVLVDLVLLVNIFSGMAAIAEWPLSPQQAFPCQAEWSLYRDGDSDRRERDLAILRRAIPRRGPGEPQASAPDPSVRARALEASRDHLGRVSPLCLEFAGHQDRIAAQPELRQWQRELDAAETDITRLEQRNAAIRSQYDSSLLERIAGQPDSRSIQEVPASQARRQIDANNARIGALRAEVVTLNQQLLEARESQSFLRFLNRSSGYEAMERAFARAEFWAPSQRLLLQGLFLMPLVLLSLLIHRHALRRGHGLLALVSWHLLVISLIPLLLKLAEAAQVGALFELLLAAVRAIAGNLRFLVNYLYLLAVPLVGFALIRLLQALVFNPRLQAAERVQRGRCLHCGRRLPSGGRHCPHCGYAQFRACVHCLEPTHRHLPYCSHCGAAQLEVAPRPLSPRP, via the coding sequence ATGCCGCAAGGATTCCCGTTCAGCGCCCTCCTGACCCGCGCCTGGCGCCGGCTGGGGCGGTCGATCAGGGAACTGCTGCAGCGTTCGGGAACCCTGAACGGCGAGCCCCTGAACAAGGCCAGCCTGCTGGTGATCGTGCTGGTCGATCTGGTGTTGCTGGTCAACATCTTCAGTGGCATGGCCGCCATCGCGGAGTGGCCCCTGAGCCCTCAGCAGGCCTTTCCCTGTCAGGCCGAGTGGAGCCTGTACCGGGACGGCGACAGCGACCGGCGGGAGCGGGACCTGGCGATTCTGCGCCGGGCCATTCCGCGCCGTGGACCAGGCGAGCCGCAGGCTTCCGCCCCCGATCCGAGCGTTCGCGCCAGGGCCCTCGAGGCCAGCCGTGACCACCTCGGCCGTGTTTCCCCCCTCTGCCTGGAATTCGCCGGCCATCAGGACCGCATCGCCGCTCAACCGGAGCTGCGCCAGTGGCAGAGGGAGCTGGATGCGGCCGAAACCGACATCACCAGGCTGGAGCAGCGGAACGCCGCGATCCGCTCCCAGTACGACTCCAGCCTGCTGGAGCGGATCGCCGGTCAGCCTGACTCCCGGTCCATCCAGGAGGTGCCGGCCTCCCAGGCCCGACGGCAGATCGACGCCAACAACGCCCGCATCGGTGCCCTGCGCGCCGAGGTGGTCACCCTCAACCAGCAGCTGCTGGAGGCCAGGGAGAGTCAGTCGTTTCTGAGGTTCCTGAACCGCAGCAGCGGCTACGAGGCGATGGAGCGGGCCTTCGCGAGGGCCGAGTTCTGGGCTCCCAGCCAGCGCCTGCTGCTGCAGGGCCTCTTCCTGATGCCGCTCGTGCTGCTGAGCCTGCTGATCCACCGCCACGCCCTGCGCCGGGGCCATGGCCTGCTGGCGCTGGTGAGCTGGCACCTGCTGGTGATCTCCCTGATCCCGCTGCTGCTGAAGCTGGCCGAAGCGGCTCAGGTCGGTGCGCTCTTCGAGCTGCTGCTGGCGGCGGTGCGAGCGATCGCCGGCAACCTGCGCTTCCTCGTGAACTACCTCTACCTGCTGGCGGTTCCGCTGGTGGGCTTCGCCCTGATCAGGCTGCTGCAGGCCCTGGTGTTCAACCCGAGGCTGCAGGCTGCGGAGCGGGTTCAGCGCGGCCGCTGTCTGCACTGCGGCCGCAGGCTCCCCAGCGGTGGCCGCCACTGCCCCCATTGCGGCTATGCCCAGTTCCGCGCCTGCGTCCACTGCCTCGAGCCCACCCACCGACATCTTCCCTATTGCAGCCACTGCGGCGCCGCCCAGCTGGAGGTGGCGCCACGGCCACTGAGCCCCCGGCCATGA